The DNA sequence CGCTCGCCGCGGGCAAGCACGTGATGGTGGAGAAGCCGCTCGCCGACGCAGGCGACCGCGGCAGGGCGATGGTCGCCGCCGCCGCCTCTCGAGGCCTCGTGCTGATGGCGGACCACACGTACTGCTACACCCCGGCGGTGCTGAAGATCCGCGAGCTGATCGAGGAGGGCGCGCTCGGCGACGTCCTCTTCATCGACTCGACCCGGATCAACCTCGGCCTCATCCAGCCCGACGTCGACGTCTTCTGGGATCTGGCGCCGCACGACCTGTCGATCATCGACTTCATCCTCCCCGGCGGGTTGCGCCCGAAGACCGTGGCGGCCCACGGCGCCGACCCGCTCGGCGCGGGCAAGTCGTGCGTCGGCTACCTCGTCCTCCCGCTGCAGAACGGCGCCATGGCACACGTGCACGTGAACTGGCTCAGCCCGACCAAGATCCGCCAGATGGTCATCGGCGGCACCAAGCGCACGCTGGTCTGGGACGACCTGAACCCGCAGCAGCGGATCAGCGTGTACGACCGCGGCGTGGACCTCGGCCTGCAGGCCGCCGACGGCGTCGAGCGCACCGCGGCGACCGTCTCCTACCGGCTCGGCGACACCTGGTCGCCCGCCCTCCCCGAGCGGGAGGCCCTGGGGCAGCTCGCGGCCGAGTTCGCCGAGAGCATCCGCAGCAGGCGCGCTCCGCGCACCGACGGCGCCGCCGGGCTCCGCGTGCTGTCCGTGCTGGAGGCCGCGACCCGCAGCCTCGCCGGCGACGGAGCCGTGGTCGACGTCGAGGACCCGGCAGACGCCCAGCAGCTGGCGGGTGCGCGGTGACCGCCCTGGACGGCGCCGACGTGCTCGTCACGGGAGGCGCCGGCACCATCGGCTCGCAGATCGTCGACCAGCTCCTGGAGGCGGGCGCCGCGCACGTCGACGTGCTCGACAACCTCGTGCGCGGCCGCCTGGCCAACCTCGACGACGCGCTGGCCTCCGGCCGGGTCACCCTCGTGCAGGGCGACCTGCGCGACCGTGACCTCGTGCACGACGTCACGCGCGGCAAGGACCTGGTCTACCACGAGGCCGCCATCCGCATCACGCAGTGCGCGGAGGAGCCGAGGCTCGCGCTGGAGGTGCTGGTCGACGGCAGCTTCAACGTCTACGAGGCGGCGGTCGAGCACGGCGTCGACAAGCTCATCACCGCGTCCTCCGCGTCGGTGTACGGCCTGGCAGAGGAGTTCCCGACGCCGGAGCGCCACCATCACCACAACAACGACACGTTCTACGGCGCGGCCAAGTCGTTCAACGAGGGAATGCTGCGCAGCTTCCGCGCGATGAACGGGCTGGATTACGTCATCCTGCGCTACTTCAACGTCTACGGCCCGCGGATGGACGTGCACGGCCTCTACACCGAGGTCCTGGTGCGCTGGATGGAGCGGATCGCCGACGGGAAGCCGCCGCTGATCTTCGGCGATGGCCTCCAGACGATGGACTTCGTCTTCACGCGCGACATCGCCAGAGCCAACCTGCTGGCGGCGACCGCCGACGTGCAGGAGGGCTTCTACAACATCGCGAGCGGCACCGAGACCAGCCTCCTGGAGCTGGCCCAGGCGCTGCTGGCGGCGATGGACTCCGACCTGGAGGTCGAACACGGCCCGGAGCGCGCGGTCAACGGGGTCACCCGCCGGCTCGCCGACGTCACCGCGGCGCAGCGCGACCTCGGTTTCACGGCGGAGGTGCCGCTGGAGGACGGCCTGCGCGAGCTGGTCGAATGGTGGCGCCCGCTGCGCGAGGAGATCGCGGCCGGCCGGGCGGAGCTGGTGACGTCATGAACCGGATCAACGTCATGAAGCCGTGGCTCGGCGAGGAGGAGATCGCCGCCGTCACGGAGGTGATCGCCTCCGGCTGGGTGGCTCAGGGCCCACGCGTGGCGCGCTTCGAAGAGGAGTTCGCCGCCGCGATGGGCGCGCCCCACGCGGTCGCGACCTCCAACTGCACGACCGCTCTGCACCTGGCGCTGGTCGTGGCGGGCGTGGGGCGGGGCGACGACGTGGTCGTCCCGTCCTTCTCCTTCATCGCCACGGCGAACGCGCCCACCTACGTCGGCGCGCGACCGGTGTTCGCCGACGTGGACGCCGTGACGGGCGACCTCACCCCTGGGTCGGTCGCCGCGGCGCTCACCGAGAGCACCCGCGCGGTCATCGTCGTCGACCAGGGCGGCGTGCCGGCCGACCTCGACGGCATCCGCGCGGTGTGCGACCCGAAGGGCATCGTCGTGATCGAGGACGCCGCCTGCGGCGCCGGCTCGACCTACCGCGGCCGGCCGGTCGGGGCGGGGGCGGACGTCACCGCGTGGTCGTTCCACCCGCGCAAGCTGCTGACCACCGGCGAGGGCGGCATGCTGACCACCTCGAACCGCGCCTGGGCCGACCGGGCCCGGCGGCTCCGCGAGCACTCCATGAGCGTTTCGGCGGCCGACCGCCAGGCGAGCATCCTGGCGCCGCAGGAGGAGTACACCGAGATCGGCTTCAACTACCGGATGACCGACCTGCAGGCGGCGGTCGGCATCGTCCAGCTCGGGCGCCTGCCGGAGATCGTCCGGCGGCGCAGGGAGCTGGCCGCGCGCTACGCCGAGCTGATCGGCGACATCCCCGGACTGCGGCCGGTCACCGACCCCGAGTGGGGCACCGGCAACTTCCAGTCCTACTGGGTGGAGGTCGAGTCGTCGTTCGGAGCCTCGCGGGAGCGGACGATGGAGGTGCTCGCCGAGGCGGGCGTCTCCGCGCGACGCGGCATTATGGCCGCCCACCGGCAGCCGGCGTACCGCGACGTGGACACCGGCTCCGTCCCGCTGCCCGTGACCGAGCGGCTGACCGACGGCACGCTGATCCTCCCGCTCTTCCACGAGCTGACCGGGGCCGAGCAGCTGCGCGTCGTGGACGCCCTCCGCGAGGCCGGCGAACTGCGGGGTGCGGCATGAGGGACCTCGTCCTGATCGGCGCCAGCGGGCTCGCCCGCGAGGTGATGGCGATGCAGCAGACGGGCGCGCGCGTGATCGGCGTGCTGGACGACGACCCGGGCCTGCACGGGCACAGCATCGGCGGGGTCGAGATCCTCGGCGGCGTGGAGCTGGCCGGGGAGCTCCCCGGCGCGCTGACCGTCTGCGTCGGCAGCGGCTCGGGCCGCAGGTCCGTCGTGCAGCGGCTGGCGGCGCTCGGCGTCGGGCCGGAGCGTTACGCCACGGTGGTCGACGACTCGGCGCGCCTGTCCGTCAACAGCCTGGTGGGCGCCGGCTCGATCATCCTCGCCGGCACCGTGCTGACCGCCGACGTGATCGTCGGGCGCCATGTCGTCCTGATGCCGAACTGCACGCTCACGCACGACGACATCGTGGACGACTTCGTGACGCTCGCGGCCGGCGTCGCGGTGGGTGGCGTGGTGCGGCTCGGCGAGGCCGCCTACCTCGGCATGAACTCGTCCATCCGCCAGCGGGTCTCCGTCGGCGCGGGCGCGACCATCGGGATGGGGGCCGTCGTGCTCTCGGACGTCCCGGCGGGACAGACCTGGGCCGGAGTGCCCGCACGAGAACTGGGGGTACGGCTGTGAGGGTCCCACTTGTCGATCTGGTCGCCCAGAACACCGAGACCGCGGACGACATCCGCACGGCGGTCGACCACGTGTTCGAGACGGCCTCCTACATCGGCGGCAGCGACGTCGGCGCCTTCGAGCGCGAATACGCCGAGGCCACCGGCGCCGGCCACTGCGTCGGCGTCGGCAACGGCACGGACGCGCTCGAGCTCGCGTTGCGCGCGGCGGGCGTGACCGCGGGCGGGGAGGTCGTCCTCCCCGCGAACACCTTCATCGCTACGGCGGAGGCGGTCTCGCGCATCGGCGCCGTCCCGGTCTTCGCGGACGTCGACGACGAGCACCTGCTCCTGGACCCGGCCGCGGCCGCGGCGGCGGTCACCTCCCGCACGCAGGCGGTCGTGCCCGTGCACCTGTTCGGCCAGGTGGCGCCGGTCGGGGCCATCCGGCGGGCGCTCGGCTCCACCGATATCCCGATCGTGGAGGACGGCGCGCAGTCGCAGGGCGCGGAGAGCGTCGACGGCCGGGCGGGAAGCCTGGGCATGGTCGCCTCCACATCCTTCTATCCGGGCAAGAACCTCGGAGCGGCGGGGGACGCGGGGGCCGTGACAACAGGCGATCCCGAGATCGCACGCACGGTGCGCGTCATCGCGTCCCACGGCAGCGAGAAGAAGTACGTGCACGAGCTGGTCGGCTTCAACTCGCGGATGGACTCGCTCCAGGCGGCCGTGCTGCGCGTCAAGCTGCGCCACCTCGCGGACTGGAACCGCCGCCGCAGGGTCGCTGCAGCGCGCTACTCCGCCCTCCTGGAGGGCGTGGCCGGCGTCCGGCTGCCGTCGAGCGCCCCGGGCAACCTCGACGTCTGGCACCTCTATGTCGTGCGCGTCGACGAGCGCGACCGGGTGCTGGCGCGCCTGAACGAGGCCGGCATCGGAGCGGCGATCCACTACCCGACGCCGCTGCACCTGACCGCCGCGTACCGCGACGGTGCGCCCGGGCGCGGGTCGTTCCCGATCGCGGAGGCCGCGGCCGACCGGATCCTGTCCCTCCCTCTTTATCCGCACATCACGGCCGACCAGCAGGAGTTCGTCGCGGAGGAGCTCGCGGCGGCGCTGCGTTGACCCCAAACCGGGGGTGATTTTCCCTCATTTTCGCTTCGCGGACTGGGCTTTTGCGGCGCTCGTCGCGATTATGAGAACTATTCATTTCCCTGGATCAGGGCGAGCGCTGCGTCACCGAGTCGTGCTGGAGGAGTCGATGGGCCCGAGCGTCGTCGTCGTGGGAGGAGGGATCCTCGGACTGGCGTTCGCGGCGCACGCCGCCCGCCGCGGAACCCGGGTCACGCTCCTGGAGAAGGAGGACGACTGGGCCGCCCACCAGACCGGCCACAACAGCGGCGTGGTCCACGCCGGCCCCTACTACCGGCCGGGATCGCTCAAGGCCAGGATGTGCGCCGCGGGGAACGCGTCCATGATCGCCTTCGCGCGCGACCACGACATCCCGCACGCCGTGCCCGGCAAGCTGATCGTGGCCACCGATGAGAACGAGCTCGACGGCCTGCACGAGCTGCACAGGCGCGCGGAGGCCAACGGCGTGCCGTGCCATCTCGTCGACGGCGTCGAGGCGTCCGAGTACGAGCCGGAGGTGTACGCCGTCGAGGCGCTCCGGGTCGAGACCACAGGCATCATCGACTACCGTGCGGTCTGCCGCGAGCTCGCCGTGATCGCGATGCGGCACGGCGCCGAGCTCCGCACCGGCGCGCGGGTCGTCGCCATCCACGATTCGGCCGACGGTGTCGTGGTGGAGCACGAGGGCGGGGAGGCCCGCGGCTCGATCCTGGTCAACTGCGCCGGGCTGCAGGCCGACCGCGTCGCGCTCCTGGCCGGCGTCGAGCCGGAGGTGCGCATCGTGCCGTTCCGCGGCGAGTACTACGAGCTCGTCCCTGAGCGCCGCGACCTCGTGAACGGGCTGATCTACCCGGTGCCCGATCCGCAGCTGCCGTTCCTCGGCGTGCACCTCACCCGGATGATCGACGGCTCGGTCCACGCCGGGCCGAACGCGGTGCTCGCCCTCAAGCGCGAGGGCTACCGCTGGCGCGACATCGACGTCCATGACGCGGTGGAGTCGCTGACCTACCCTGGCTTCCTGCGGATGGCGTCGCACAATCTGGAGACCGGTGTGCGGGAGGTCGCCCGGTCGCTCAGCCGCTCCGCGTTCGCGGCGAGCCTCGCCCGTCTCGTGCCCCGGATCGAGGCCAGGGACATCGTCCGGGCGGGAGCGGGCGTCCGCGCGCAGGCCGTCCGCCGCGACGGGACCCTCGCCGACGACTTCGTCATCCAGCGCTCGCGCCATCAGCTCCACGTCCTGAACGCACCGTCCCCGGCCGCCACCAGCGCCCTGGAGATCGCCGCGTACCTGTTCGCGGAGACCGGCGTCTCGGCCTGACGCGCTCGCGGGGGCACCCCCCCCGGACGGGGGATAGGTTCGGCTCCGAAAGCCGATGTATCCTCATTTTCGTAGAGCTGAGGAACAGTCATTTTTCTGATCGGACTCCGGCCCTGCACACCCGAATACACCTGTGAAACCCGATGAGCAGGGACGAGTTGTGATGCACGCGAGAACTCCAAGTCCATGCGCCGGTGCGGTCCGCCCGGCGCTTCTCCCTCCGGCCGTCCCCATGCACGGAGCCGGCGGCGGCAAAGTCGTTCGAGACCACGGCTTTCCCCCAGCCGCCGCCGGTTCTGTCCACCGCGCCCGCCACGGCGCCTCCGGCGAGGGAAGGGGAGAGTGATGACCGTCGTCCGTCCCCGAGCCGTCGCAGGAGCCGTCGGCGGCCGCTCCCGGCGCCCCTGGCGGCGCTTCGCCGTCGCCGGTGAAGTCGAGAGCCTCCGTCCGGGAGACGGCCGCCCCTGGGCGCACTCCTACCTGCTGCGGCTCCGGATCACCGACTCGGTCATCATCCTCGCCGCGATCGGCACCGCCTTCGTCATCCGCTTCGGCACCCACGACATCGCCGCGAGCGTCGCCGGGTTCCCCGTGCCCTACGCGCTCATCTCGCTCCTGATCGCACTGAGCTGGTCGGTCGCCCTCTCCGCGGGACACACCAGGGACGCGCGGGTCTGCGGCACCGGGCTCACCGAGTACCGCCGGGTGGCGTCCGCCAGCGCCCTGACCTTCGGGCTCCTGGCCATCGTCTTCCTGGTCGGCGACGTGGAGGTCGCCCGCGGCTACTTCATCCTCGCGCTCCCCGCGGGGGCGGTCGCGCTGCTCGGCAGTCGCTGGATGTGGCGGCGCTGGCTGATCGGCCAGCAGCGCTACGACCACTACCTCTCCCGCGCCCTCGTGGTCGGGGACCGCGACGACGTCGGCTACGTCGCCGCACAGATCCAGGCGAAGTCGGGAGCGGCCTACCACGTGGTCGGCGTCGCGACCGAGAACGCCGGCCGCGACCTGGTCGACATCGGCACCGAGCGCATCCCGGTCGTCGGGGGCCTGTCCGACGTGACGGACGCGGCGCGCCGTCTCGGCGTGGACACGGTCATCGTCGCCGGGCAGCCGCGCGGCGGCAGCCGGTACATCCGCGATCTGGGCTGGGCGCTGGAGGGCACCGCCACCGACCTCGTGCTGGCGTCGCGGCTGACCGACGTCGCCGGGCCGCGCATCCACTTCCGGCCGGTCGAAGGCCTGCCGTTGATCCACGTCGAGATCCCGCAGTTCGAGGGCGGCAAGCACATCCTCAAGCGGATGCTCGACGTCGTCCTCTCCGGCGCCGCCCTGGTGGTCCTCGCCATCCCGATGGTGATCGTGGGCCTGCTGGTCCGACTGGACTCGCCCGGGCCCGCCCTGTTCCGGCAGGACCGCGTGGGACGCAACGGCTCGACCTTCAAGATGCTGAAGTTCCGCTCGATGGTCGTCGACGCGGAGGCGCGGCTCGCCGAGCTGAACGACAGGAACGAGGGCAACGGGCTGCTGTTCAAGCTCAGGGACGACCCGCGCATCACCCGGATCGGCCACGTCATCCGCAAGTTCTCGATCGACGAGTTCCCTCAGCTGTGGAACGTGCTCGTCGGGGATATGAGCCTCGTCGGACCGCGCCCGCCGCTGCGGCGCGAGGTCGACGGCTACGAGAGCCACGTCCACCGCCGCTTGTACATCAAGCCGGGTCTCACGGGGATGTGGCAGGTCAACGGCCGCTCCGACCTCTCCTGGGACGAGAGCGTCCGCCTCGACCTCTACTACGTGGAGAACTGGTCGCTCACCGGCGACCTGGTGATCCTCTGGCGCACGGCTCGCGTGCTCCTGCATCCCACCGGCGCCTACTGAAGCGCCACCACCCGACTGAACACGAGCGACGACCTGGGGGCGACGCCGATGACCATCATCACCAGCACTGCAAGTGCGGAGGGAACGACCGCCGCGACGATGATCGCGCCGGGCGCGGAGGTCGACCCCCGCGCCCGGATCGGCGCGAGGAGCCGCGTGTGGAATCTCGCCCACGTGCGCGAGGACGCCACGATCGGCGCGGAATGCGTCATCGGACGCGGCGCG is a window from the Leifsonia shinshuensis genome containing:
- a CDS encoding Gfo/Idh/MocA family protein, giving the protein METQLRIAVIGAGYWGPNLARNFSAGPDWRLVAICDLDRERAEGLAARVGGVDVETDVDALLARDDLDAVAIATPARTHHGLALKALAAGKHVMVEKPLADAGDRGRAMVAAAASRGLVLMADHTYCYTPAVLKIRELIEEGALGDVLFIDSTRINLGLIQPDVDVFWDLAPHDLSIIDFILPGGLRPKTVAAHGADPLGAGKSCVGYLVLPLQNGAMAHVHVNWLSPTKIRQMVIGGTKRTLVWDDLNPQQRISVYDRGVDLGLQAADGVERTAATVSYRLGDTWSPALPEREALGQLAAEFAESIRSRRAPRTDGAAGLRVLSVLEAATRSLAGDGAVVDVEDPADAQQLAGAR
- a CDS encoding NAD-dependent epimerase/dehydratase family protein → MTALDGADVLVTGGAGTIGSQIVDQLLEAGAAHVDVLDNLVRGRLANLDDALASGRVTLVQGDLRDRDLVHDVTRGKDLVYHEAAIRITQCAEEPRLALEVLVDGSFNVYEAAVEHGVDKLITASSASVYGLAEEFPTPERHHHHNNDTFYGAAKSFNEGMLRSFRAMNGLDYVILRYFNVYGPRMDVHGLYTEVLVRWMERIADGKPPLIFGDGLQTMDFVFTRDIARANLLAATADVQEGFYNIASGTETSLLELAQALLAAMDSDLEVEHGPERAVNGVTRRLADVTAAQRDLGFTAEVPLEDGLRELVEWWRPLREEIAAGRAELVTS
- a CDS encoding DegT/DnrJ/EryC1/StrS family aminotransferase, which codes for MNRINVMKPWLGEEEIAAVTEVIASGWVAQGPRVARFEEEFAAAMGAPHAVATSNCTTALHLALVVAGVGRGDDVVVPSFSFIATANAPTYVGARPVFADVDAVTGDLTPGSVAAALTESTRAVIVVDQGGVPADLDGIRAVCDPKGIVVIEDAACGAGSTYRGRPVGAGADVTAWSFHPRKLLTTGEGGMLTTSNRAWADRARRLREHSMSVSAADRQASILAPQEEYTEIGFNYRMTDLQAAVGIVQLGRLPEIVRRRRELAARYAELIGDIPGLRPVTDPEWGTGNFQSYWVEVESSFGASRERTMEVLAEAGVSARRGIMAAHRQPAYRDVDTGSVPLPVTERLTDGTLILPLFHELTGAEQLRVVDALREAGELRGAA
- a CDS encoding NeuD/PglB/VioB family sugar acetyltransferase, with product MRDLVLIGASGLAREVMAMQQTGARVIGVLDDDPGLHGHSIGGVEILGGVELAGELPGALTVCVGSGSGRRSVVQRLAALGVGPERYATVVDDSARLSVNSLVGAGSIILAGTVLTADVIVGRHVVLMPNCTLTHDDIVDDFVTLAAGVAVGGVVRLGEAAYLGMNSSIRQRVSVGAGATIGMGAVVLSDVPAGQTWAGVPARELGVRL
- a CDS encoding DegT/DnrJ/EryC1/StrS family aminotransferase; amino-acid sequence: MRVPLVDLVAQNTETADDIRTAVDHVFETASYIGGSDVGAFEREYAEATGAGHCVGVGNGTDALELALRAAGVTAGGEVVLPANTFIATAEAVSRIGAVPVFADVDDEHLLLDPAAAAAAVTSRTQAVVPVHLFGQVAPVGAIRRALGSTDIPIVEDGAQSQGAESVDGRAGSLGMVASTSFYPGKNLGAAGDAGAVTTGDPEIARTVRVIASHGSEKKYVHELVGFNSRMDSLQAAVLRVKLRHLADWNRRRRVAAARYSALLEGVAGVRLPSSAPGNLDVWHLYVVRVDERDRVLARLNEAGIGAAIHYPTPLHLTAAYRDGAPGRGSFPIAEAAADRILSLPLYPHITADQQEFVAEELAAALR
- the lhgO gene encoding L-2-hydroxyglutarate oxidase — translated: MGPSVVVVGGGILGLAFAAHAARRGTRVTLLEKEDDWAAHQTGHNSGVVHAGPYYRPGSLKARMCAAGNASMIAFARDHDIPHAVPGKLIVATDENELDGLHELHRRAEANGVPCHLVDGVEASEYEPEVYAVEALRVETTGIIDYRAVCRELAVIAMRHGAELRTGARVVAIHDSADGVVVEHEGGEARGSILVNCAGLQADRVALLAGVEPEVRIVPFRGEYYELVPERRDLVNGLIYPVPDPQLPFLGVHLTRMIDGSVHAGPNAVLALKREGYRWRDIDVHDAVESLTYPGFLRMASHNLETGVREVARSLSRSAFAASLARLVPRIEARDIVRAGAGVRAQAVRRDGTLADDFVIQRSRHQLHVLNAPSPAATSALEIAAYLFAETGVSA
- a CDS encoding sugar transferase, which codes for MTVVRPRAVAGAVGGRSRRPWRRFAVAGEVESLRPGDGRPWAHSYLLRLRITDSVIILAAIGTAFVIRFGTHDIAASVAGFPVPYALISLLIALSWSVALSAGHTRDARVCGTGLTEYRRVASASALTFGLLAIVFLVGDVEVARGYFILALPAGAVALLGSRWMWRRWLIGQQRYDHYLSRALVVGDRDDVGYVAAQIQAKSGAAYHVVGVATENAGRDLVDIGTERIPVVGGLSDVTDAARRLGVDTVIVAGQPRGGSRYIRDLGWALEGTATDLVLASRLTDVAGPRIHFRPVEGLPLIHVEIPQFEGGKHILKRMLDVVLSGAALVVLAIPMVIVGLLVRLDSPGPALFRQDRVGRNGSTFKMLKFRSMVVDAEARLAELNDRNEGNGLLFKLRDDPRITRIGHVIRKFSIDEFPQLWNVLVGDMSLVGPRPPLRREVDGYESHVHRRLYIKPGLTGMWQVNGRSDLSWDESVRLDLYYVENWSLTGDLVILWRTARVLLHPTGAY